In Populus alba chromosome 1, ASM523922v2, whole genome shotgun sequence, a single window of DNA contains:
- the LOC118033962 gene encoding LOW QUALITY PROTEIN: vacuolar sorting protein 3-like (The sequence of the model RefSeq protein was modified relative to this genomic sequence to represent the inferred CDS: inserted 1 base in 1 codon) codes for MADPTTTRTVLEPSLTFDLTIHSHTSIKSIAISPISTNSQCFIYLGTSSGSLLLLSTYPENPNDKTPTKDPKSTLDFDVSFRDVSLLKSVSFGDSPLDTVLLLDEIGKVVVLCDGFLFLTDSGLVQPVKKLGFLKGVSFITKRIKTSELECSDLFSASSLEGSSASSRILSRLGGGVRANGVKGKDFGQKSEGDYVFAAVIGTKMILIELRVGKNDKEVDFTVLKEMQCIDGVKTIVWINDSIIVGTVNGYSLFSCVTGQSGVIFTMPDGSSLPLLKLLRKEKKVLLLVDNVGIVVDAHGQPVGGSLVFRKGPDSVGELASYVVVVRDGKMELYHKKSGSRVQTVSFGSEGVGPCIVADEESGNGTLVAVATPTKVICYRRVRTEEQIKDLLRKKNFKEAISMVEELESNGEMSNEMLSFVHAQVGFLLLVDLHFEEAVNHFLQSETMQPSEVFPFIMRDPNRWSLLIPRNRYWGLHXPPALLEDVVDDGLMAIQRAIFLKKAGVDTTVNENFLLNPPTRADLLELAIKNMSRYLEVCREKELTSSVREGVDTLLLYLYRALNRVNDMEKLASSGNSCLVEELETLLDESGHLRTLAFLYASKGMSSKALAIWRILARNYSSGLWKDPAMEHELPNGNTNIISGREIAATEASKILEGLSDQDLVLQHLGWIVDVSPVLAVQVLTSEKRVNQLSPDEVIAAIDPKKVEIFQRYLQWLIEDQDSCDAQFHTLYALSLAKSTVETFEVESTSQDPDDGRLEETKISDFGRNSIFQSPVRERLQIFLQSSELYDPEEVLDLIEESELWLEKAILYRKLGQETLVLQILALKLEDSEAAEQYCAEIGRPDAYMQLLDMYLDPQNGKEPMFNAAVRLLHNHGESLDPLQVLETLSPDMPLHLASDTILRMLRARLHHHRQGQIVHNLSRALDVDAKLARLEERSRHVQINDESVCDSCHARLGTKLFAMYPDDTVVCYKCFRRLGESTSVTGRDFKRDPLFKPGWLVNR; via the exons ATGGCCGATCCCACCACCACCCGAACAGTCCTTGAACCATCACTCACCTTTGACCTCACCATTCACTCTCACACTTCCATAAAATCCATTGCAATTTCACCAATCTCAACGAATTCTCAATGTTTCATTTACCTAGGCACTTCATCTGGTTCCCTTCTCCTGCTTTCCACATACCCAGAAAACCCAAATGACAAAACCCCCACCAAAGACCCGAAATCGACACTGGATTTTGATGTTTCGTTTCGAGACGTTTCGTTGTTAAAATCAGTTTCTTTTGGTGACTCGCCGTTAGACACGGTTCTCTTGCTTGATGAGATTGGAAAGGTTGTTGTTCTCTGTGATGGTTTTTTGTTTCTGACGGACTCGGGCTTGGTTCAACCCGTTAAGAAATTGGGGTTTTTGAAAGGGGTTTCTTTCATCACTAAGAGAATTAAGACTAGTGAATTGGAGTGTAGTGATTTATTCAGTGCTAGTAGTTTGGAGGGTTCAAGTGCAAGTTCTCGAATTTTGAGCAGATTAGGAGGAGGGGTTAGAGCTAATGGGGTTAAAGGTAAAGATTTTGGGCAAAAAAGTGAGGGTGATTATGTTTTTGCTGCTGTGATTGggacaaaaatgattttaatagaGCTTAGAGTTGGTAAGAATGACAAGGAGGTTGATTTTACGGTTTTGAAAGAAATGCAGTGTATTGATGGGGTTAAGACAATAGTGTGGATCAATGATTCCATAATTGTTGGCACGGTTAATGGGTATAGTTTGTTTTCGTGCGTTACAGGCCAAAGTGGGGTGATTTTTACAATGCCTGACGGGTCTAGTTTGCCATTGCTTAAGTTGTTGCGGAAAGAAAAGAAGGTGTTGTTGTTGGTGGATAATGTTGGGATTGTTGTTGATGCCCATGGGCAGCCAGTTGGAGGGAGTTTGGTATTTCGTAAGGGTCCAGATTCTGTTGGGGAGTTGGCTTCTTATGTAGTGGTAGTGAGGGACGGGAAGATGGAGTTGTATCATAAGAAATCAGGTAGCCGTGTACAGACTGTTAGTTTTGGCAGTGAAGGAGTTGGGCCATGTATTGTTGCAGACGAGGAAAGTGGGAATGGGACACTTGTTGCTGTTGCAACGCCCACCAAG GTTATTTGCTACCGGAGAGTACGAACTGAAGAACAAATCAAAGATTTACtgagaaagaaaaattttaaggaAGCAATCTCCATGGTGGAGGAGCTTGAGAGCAATGGTGAAATGTCTAATGAAATGCTATCCTTTGTTCATGCTCAAGTGGGGTTCCTGCTGCTTGTTGACTTGCATTTTGAGGAAGCTGTTAATCACTTTCTACAATCCGAGACAATGCAACCTTCTGAAGTGTTTCCATTTATAATGCGAGATCCAAATCGCTGGTCGCTGCTG ATTCCTAGGAACCGATATTGGGGTTTGC CCCCCCCTGCTCTTCTTGAAGATGTTGTTGATGATGGGTTGATGGCTATCCAAAGAgctattttccttaaaaaagcAGGTGTGGATACTACagtcaatgaaaattttctcttGAATCCACCAACTAGAGCTGATTTACTTGAGttggcaataaaaaatatgagcaG ATATCTTGAGGTTTGTCGTGAAAAAGAATTGACTTCTTCAGTGAGAGAGGGAGTTGACACACTTCTATTGTACCTCTATAGAGCCCTAAACCGTGTCAATGATATGGAAAAGCTTGCATCTTCTGGAAACAGCTGTCTTGTG GAGGAGTTAGAAACTCTGTTAGATGAATCTGGGCATTTACGGACGCTCGCCTTCTTATATGCAAGTAAAGGGATGAGCTCAAAGGCTCTTGCCATATGGCGTATTTTGGCAAGAAATTATTCTTCTGGTCTATGGAAAGATCCTGCTATGGAGCATGAATTACCAAATGGCAATACAAATATTATCTCAGGCAGAGAGATCGCTGCAACTGAGGCATCGAAAATTCTTGAGGGGCTTTCTGATCAGGATTTGGTTTTGCAACATCTTGGTTGG ATTGTGGATGTTAGCCCAGTACTCGCAGTTCAAGTTTTGACATCAGAGAAAAGAGTAAATCAGCTTTCACCAG ATGAAGTTATTGCTGCCATTGATccaaaaaaggttgaaattttCCAAAG GTATCTCCAGTGGTTGATCGAAGATCAAGACTCCTGTGACGCACAATTCCACACACTGTATGCACTCTCACTTGCAAAGTCAACAGTTGAAACCTTTGAGGTGGAAAGTACCTCCCAGGACCCTGATGATGGAAGGCTAGAGGAAACAAAAATTTCTGATTTTGGAAGAAACTCAATCTTTCAAAGTCCTGTACGAGAAAGGTTGCAGATATTTTTACAGTCATCAGAATTGTATGATCCAGAAGAGGTTCTTGACTTGATTGAGGAATCAGAGCTATGGCTGGAAAAG GCTATTCTATACAGAAAATTAGGGCAAGAGACTTTGGTGCTACAAATTTTGGCCTT GAAGTTGGAGGATAGTGAAGCTGCTGAACAATATTGTGCAGAGATTGGCAGACCAGATGCCTATATGCA GTTACTTGATATGTATTTGGATCCACAAAATGGTAAAGAGCCCATGTTTAATGCTGCTGTTAGACTTCTGCATAATCATGGAGAATCATTGGATCCTTTGCAAGTTCTAGAG ACATTGTCCCCGGACATGCCCCTTCATCTTGCCTCGGATACGATACTAAGAATGTTGAGGGCTCGACTTCACCATCATCGCCAAGGACAA ATTGTGCATAATCTGTCCCGTGCTCTAGATGTTGATGCAAAACTTGCAAGATTGGAGGAAAGATCACGACACGTTCAGATAAATGATGAGAGTGTCTGTGATTCTTGTCATGCTCGTCTAGGAACCAAACTGTTTGCAATGTACCCTGATGACACTGTTGTCTGTTACAAG TGTTTCCGCCGTCTTGGAGAGTCCACTTCTGTCACAGGTCGTGACTTCAAGCGAGATCCTTTGTTCAAGCCAGGTTGGCTTGTTAACCGCTGA